In a genomic window of Chrysemys picta bellii isolate R12L10 chromosome 1, ASM1138683v2, whole genome shotgun sequence:
- the LOC101942689 gene encoding large ribosomal subunit protein eL32-like, with amino-acid sequence MSALRPVVKPKIVKKRTKKFIRHQSDRYVKIKCNWRKPRGIDNRARRRFKGQILMSNIGYGSNRKTKHMLPRRFKKFLVHNVKELEVLMMSNKSYCAEIAHNVSSKNHKVIVEQAAQLAIKITNPNARLRSEENE; translated from the coding sequence ATGTCTGCCCTCAGACCCGTGGTGAAACCTAAGATCGTCAAGAAGAGAACCAAGAAGTTCATTCGCCATCAGTCAGATCGCTATGTCAAGATCAAGTGCAACTGGCGTAAACCAAGAGGTATCGATAACAGAGCTCGCAGGAGGTTCAAGGGCCAAATCTTGATGTCCAACATTGGTTATGGTAGCAATAGAAAGACAAAACACATGCTGCCCAGAAGATTCAAAAAATTTCTGGTCCACAATGTCAAAGAACTTGAGGTGCTGATGATGAGTAACAAGTCTTATTGTGCAGAGATTGCTCACAACGTTTCCTCCAAGAACCACAAGGTAATTGTGGAACAAGCAGCTCAGCTTGCTATCAAGATCACCAATCCAAATGCCAGACTGCGCAGTGAGGAAAATGAATAA